TAATTTTCATTGATAGTAAGAAGCATATTATCGTGATGACGCCAGCTAGAAAGCTTATAAGGCCCTACAGTCACTATGTTTTCTGGCTCAGTCCATCTTATACCGTGAGCCTCCACAATGTCTTGCCGCATTGGAAATGTGGACATAAATACAAGCAAGCTAGGGAAGTATGAGGCCTGTCTTCTTAGCTTTACTTCAAGCGTTTGGTCGTCTAGTGATTTTACGCCCACTTGGTCCGGGTCATCAATTTTGCCGGTGTTGTATTTCTCAGCATTATCAATGTCATACAAAAAATATGCATAGTGACCCCCTGTCGCAGGGTTAAGAATACGCTTCCAAGAGTATTCAAAGTCCTGAGCTGTAAGCGGCTGACCGTCAGACCATTTAACTCCTTCTCTAATCATAAAAGTATAAGTTGTACCGTCTTCACTTACTTCCCAGCTCTGTGCAAGAGCTGGCTGAGGCTCTAGGCTTTCATCGAATTTAGTTAATCCCTCCATCAAGTTATTAAGTACTGTGTAGGAGGTACTGTCCATTGCAAGTGACCAATCTAAAGTTGGAGGTTCATTGCCAATATTTACATTTATGGTTGTTTTAGGCCCCGCCTCG
This genomic interval from Thermodesulfobacteriota bacterium contains the following:
- a CDS encoding peptide ABC transporter substrate-binding protein, yielding MRKRYYLAVLFVFILLGCTTNDNTPDEAGPKTTINVNIGNEPPTLDWSLAMDSTSYTVLNNLMEGLTKFDESLEPQPALAQSWEVSEDGTTYTFMIREGVKWSDGQPLTAQDFEYSWKRILNPATGGHYAYFLYDIDNAEKYNTGKIDDPDQVGVKSLDDQTLEVKLRRQASYFPSLLVFMSTFPMRQDIVEAHGIRWTEPENIVTVGPYKLSSWRHHDNMLLTINEN